From one Plasmodium yoelii strain 17X genome assembly, chromosome: 12 genomic stretch:
- a CDS encoding heme oxygenase, putative: MIYTSLLFFLIYAFLSIVHNEKIYYNIDYKKNSNDIFFIKKLFKYKKKYRINAKEFVNFKEIQLQRINDYRKRSGTGKNNINYNIRDSYNIHENSLFVRNEVFPTLAKIETEKLKEREKNREIYKNINDYNTSFDRRTFIQFLIDLYNIFMKIDELFLINKDKFSILTYNGPMMLTNYLYEDIIYLTSIVENSETITASQYCRDYIYHLEELAEKNKLKFLAHSYLFYKNFHLTKEHLLNSICKYLNIIKTLKSTRYVPDVSNFEYCLNKMSRKWTRWEKDSFLASLHDATDKMMILTKHFENVKK, translated from the exons atgatttatacgtcattattattttttttaatttatgcaTTTTTGTCCATTGTTCATAATgaaaagatatattataacatagactataaaaaaaacagtaatgacattttttttataaagaaattgtttaaatataagaaaaagtATCGTATTAATGCAAAAGAGTTTGTTAATTTTAAAGAAATTCAATTACAAAGAATAAATGATTATAGAAAAAGAAGTGGGacaggaaaaaataatattaactaTAATATAAGGGATTCATATAATATCCATGAAAATTC TCTTTTTGTTAGAAATGAAGTATTTCCAACATTAGCTAAAATAGAAACTGAAAAATTGAAGGAAAGAGAAAAGAAtagagaaatatataaaaatattaatgattacAATACCAGTTTTGATAGGCGG ACGTTTATACAATTTCTTATcgatttatataatatttttatgaaaattgaTGAATTGTTCCTTATTAACAAAGATAAATTTTCTATTCTAACATATAATGGTCCTATGATGTTAACTAATTATCTTTATGAAGATATAATTTATCTTACATCCATAGTTGAG AATTCAGAAACAATAACAGCTAGCCAATATTGTAGAGATTATATTTACCATCTTGAAGAATTAgccgaaaaaaataaattaa AATTTTTAGCTCattcttatttattttacaaaaattttcatttaacGAAAGAACATTTATTAAATAGCATTTGCAAATATTTGAACATAATTAAAACGTTAAAATCAACACGATATGTTCCTGATGTGTCTAATTTCGAG tattgtttaaataaaatgagcCGTAAATGGACACGATGGGAAAAAGATAGTTTTTTGGCTAGTCTTCATGATGCCACCGATAAAATGATGATTTTGACAAAACATTttgaaaatgtaaaaaagtGA